The proteins below come from a single Mesobacillus jeotgali genomic window:
- a CDS encoding histidine phosphatase family protein, protein MEILLIRHGESEGDILQVHEGRADLLLTDHGRRQAREMAKVVKEKYMPEVIWASTLKRARETAEILRQETGISVIEDDGLREFNNGVLAGLPYAEAKLRYPEPEGGRKPHEPIEEGESELEFRFRAQTIFSKILAESAGRKRIAIVSHGGMISNLLRAFLNLPVLSDTYFPTGDTGIHLLKLNGSQKAVMFMNNCGHLEKVDSEHPVIQGS, encoded by the coding sequence ATGGAAATTTTATTGATCAGACATGGAGAGTCAGAGGGGGATATCCTCCAGGTCCACGAAGGCCGGGCGGATTTGCTGCTGACGGATCATGGCCGCAGGCAGGCAAGGGAAATGGCGAAAGTGGTAAAGGAGAAATACATGCCGGAGGTTATCTGGGCAAGTACATTGAAAAGAGCGCGTGAGACAGCAGAAATCCTCAGACAGGAAACTGGAATTTCCGTAATTGAGGATGATGGATTAAGAGAGTTCAATAACGGTGTTCTTGCAGGCTTGCCATATGCTGAGGCCAAGTTGCGCTATCCAGAGCCGGAGGGAGGCAGGAAGCCTCACGAGCCCATTGAGGAAGGCGAATCGGAACTTGAATTCCGCTTCAGGGCGCAAACAATATTCTCAAAGATTCTTGCTGAAAGTGCAGGACGTAAAAGAATTGCGATTGTTTCACACGGCGGGATGATCTCCAACCTGCTGAGGGCATTTTTGAACCTGCCCGTTTTATCGGATACTTATTTTCCTACTGGAGATACCGGAATCCATTTGCTCAAACTGAATGGCAGCCAGAAAGCCGTAATGTTCATGAATAACTGCGGACATCTGGAAAAAGTAGATTCAGAGCACCCCGTCATACAGGGGTCATAG
- a CDS encoding NADPH:quinone oxidoreductase family protein has protein sequence MDNFKAFIVNKTDDDFSAEVKTIGLEDLPAGEVVIKVDYSSVNFKDGLASIPNGKIVRSYPFIPGIDLAGTVVRSDDSRFKEGDEVIATSYEIGVSHYGGFSEFARIPGDWIVPLPEGITLKEAMVYGTAGFTAALSVHRLEENGLSPEKGKVLVTGATGGVGSVAVAMLAKRGYQVVASTGKESEHNYLREIGAAEIISREELAGEKIKPLDKQLWAAAVDPVGGKSLTAILSKLEYNGSVAVSGLTGGTDVPATVFPFILRGINLLGIDSVYCPMETRKLLWQRMATDLKPDGLLETIQTEITLEELPGTLASILKGENRGRTIVKI, from the coding sequence ATGGACAATTTCAAAGCTTTTATCGTGAACAAGACAGATGATGATTTTTCAGCAGAAGTAAAAACGATCGGATTGGAAGATTTGCCTGCTGGTGAAGTAGTAATCAAGGTGGACTACTCGAGCGTTAACTTTAAAGACGGGCTTGCAAGCATTCCAAATGGCAAGATTGTCAGGTCCTACCCCTTTATCCCTGGCATTGACCTTGCCGGGACAGTTGTCCGGTCTGACGACAGCCGGTTCAAGGAAGGCGACGAAGTAATCGCCACCAGCTACGAAATAGGGGTTTCCCACTATGGAGGGTTCAGTGAATTTGCAAGGATTCCGGGAGATTGGATTGTCCCATTGCCAGAAGGTATAACATTGAAAGAAGCGATGGTCTACGGAACCGCTGGATTCACGGCAGCATTGTCTGTCCATCGACTTGAAGAGAATGGACTTTCTCCGGAAAAAGGCAAAGTCCTCGTGACCGGAGCAACTGGCGGAGTCGGCAGCGTGGCAGTGGCGATGCTCGCCAAGCGGGGATATCAGGTTGTAGCTAGCACAGGAAAAGAATCAGAACATAACTACCTTCGTGAAATTGGCGCAGCCGAGATCATCAGCCGCGAAGAGCTTGCCGGTGAAAAAATAAAACCATTGGATAAGCAGCTTTGGGCGGCAGCCGTTGACCCGGTTGGCGGCAAGTCGTTAACTGCGATTCTTAGCAAGCTTGAGTATAACGGTTCGGTTGCCGTCAGCGGCCTGACCGGCGGAACAGATGTCCCTGCGACAGTCTTTCCATTCATTCTAAGAGGCATCAACCTTCTCGGCATCGACTCAGTATATTGCCCGATGGAAACAAGAAAGCTTCTCTGGCAGCGGATGGCAACTGATTTGAAGCCGGATGGATTACTGGAAACCATTCAAACTGAAATAACATTAGAGGAATTGCCAGGTACTCTCGCCAGTATTTTAAAAGGCGAAAACCGCGGCAGGACAATCGTGAAAATATAA